The proteins below come from a single Caulobacter flavus genomic window:
- a CDS encoding alpha-E domain-containing protein has translation MMLARVADSLYWLGRYIERAEHLSRLSSVMLNATLDQTDSGMQAVWIALSAVGDDGAGKVSPFEAARALVLDRSDPNSVVSSLTMARENARQVRDQITTETWERLNVLYLRVTDPGAEAEFADNSVSYLHDVIADVHLFKGAADATMSHGESWRFMMLGMYLERAQLVSSLLEVCFAQAPSREIHDHLALVSLLRMACALEPYLRVYTAEIEPRHILEFLVFDEDFPRSIRFATSRIEEHLTALARHVEAAGRAAPERLAGKLKARLQYADVDELETIGAGALLTTVVNECARIHDAIYETFVAYPLELRLPA, from the coding sequence ATGATGCTCGCTCGGGTCGCCGACAGCCTCTACTGGCTGGGCCGCTACATCGAGCGCGCCGAACACCTTTCGCGCCTGTCCAGCGTGATGCTGAACGCCACGCTGGACCAGACCGATTCCGGCATGCAGGCGGTGTGGATCGCCCTGTCGGCCGTCGGCGACGACGGGGCCGGCAAGGTCTCGCCGTTCGAGGCCGCCCGCGCCCTGGTGCTCGACCGCTCCGACCCCAACTCGGTGGTCTCGTCCCTGACCATGGCCCGCGAGAACGCCCGCCAGGTGCGCGACCAGATCACCACCGAGACGTGGGAGCGGCTGAACGTGCTCTATCTGCGCGTCACCGATCCGGGCGCCGAGGCCGAGTTCGCCGACAATTCGGTGTCCTATCTGCACGACGTGATCGCCGACGTGCACCTGTTCAAGGGCGCGGCCGACGCCACCATGAGCCACGGCGAAAGCTGGCGGTTCATGATGCTGGGCATGTACCTGGAACGGGCCCAGTTGGTGTCCAGCCTGCTGGAGGTGTGCTTCGCCCAGGCCCCCAGCCGCGAAATCCACGACCACCTGGCGCTGGTCAGCCTGCTGCGCATGGCCTGCGCGCTCGAACCTTACCTGCGGGTCTACACCGCCGAGATCGAGCCGCGGCACATCCTGGAGTTCCTGGTCTTCGACGAGGACTTCCCGCGTTCGATCCGCTTCGCCACCTCGCGCATCGAAGAGCACCTGACGGCCCTGGCCCGCCACGTCGAGGCGGCCGGCCGCGCGGCCCCCGAGCGGCTGGCCGGCAAGCTGAAGGCGCGCCTGCAATATGCCGACGTCGACGAGCTCGAGACGATCGGCGCCGGCGCGCTGCTGACCACCGTCGTCAACGAGTGCGCACGCATCCACGACGCGATCTACGAGACCTTCGTCGCCTACCCCCTCGAACTCCGACTGCCGGCCTGA
- a CDS encoding transglutaminase family protein: MLLEIRHVTQYHYERPVRESLMELWMQPQKGARQRLVSFELDVDPAAQLFSYPDSFGNAVYHFDVPHPHDRLTIIARSAVETEHAAELPDRLDTGEWDRLRSEFVRGECFDFLRPHGFVQTTERLQAFIAQHDLEALRRQDPLTALRRLNETLYQSFGYQPGVTDADSPIDLALEAGSGVCQDFAHIMLAICRNWGLPARYVSGYLFTDREAGDRSDPDATHAWIEVFLPSLRWVGFDPTNNCLTGERHVAVAAGRDYADVTPSRGVYKGDAESHLAVGVTVRRARAALAEPEFLRLAKPASFGARRRGDAAAVHQDQQRQQQQQQQQQ, from the coding sequence ATGCTGCTCGAAATCCGCCACGTCACCCAGTACCACTACGAGCGGCCGGTCCGCGAAAGCCTGATGGAGCTGTGGATGCAGCCCCAGAAGGGCGCGCGCCAGCGGCTGGTCAGCTTCGAGCTGGACGTCGATCCGGCCGCCCAGCTGTTCTCCTATCCCGACAGTTTCGGCAACGCGGTCTATCACTTCGACGTCCCGCACCCGCACGACCGGCTGACCATCATCGCCCGCTCGGCGGTCGAGACCGAGCACGCCGCCGAACTGCCCGACAGGCTCGACACCGGCGAATGGGACCGCCTGCGCAGCGAGTTCGTGCGCGGGGAGTGCTTCGACTTCCTGCGGCCGCACGGCTTCGTTCAGACGACCGAGCGCCTTCAGGCCTTCATCGCCCAGCACGACCTGGAGGCCCTGCGCCGCCAGGACCCGCTGACCGCCCTGCGGCGCCTGAACGAGACCCTCTACCAGTCGTTCGGGTACCAGCCCGGCGTCACCGACGCCGACAGCCCCATCGACCTGGCCCTGGAGGCCGGCAGCGGCGTCTGCCAGGACTTCGCCCACATCATGCTGGCCATTTGCCGCAACTGGGGCCTGCCGGCGCGCTACGTGTCGGGCTACCTGTTCACCGACCGCGAGGCCGGCGACCGGTCGGATCCGGACGCCACCCACGCCTGGATCGAGGTGTTCCTGCCCAGCCTGCGCTGGGTGGGCTTCGACCCGACCAACAACTGCCTGACCGGCGAGCGTCACGTGGCCGTGGCCGCGGGTCGCGACTACGCCGACGTCACGCCGTCGCGCGGGGTCTACAAGGGCGACGCCGAGAGCCATCTGGCGGTCGGGGTGACGGTGCGGCGGGCTCGCGCGGCGCTGGCCGAACCGGAATTCCTGCGCCTGGCCAAGCCGGCCTCGTTCGGGGCCCGCCGCCGCGGCGACGCCGCCGCCGTCCACCAGGACCAGCAGCGCCAGCAGCAGCAGCAGCAACAACAGCAGTAG